A stretch of DNA from Tautonia rosea:
CCCCAGCCGACCAGGACCCCCGCGACCACCAGTTCCCAGCGGAAAGGCTCGCCCCGGACCAATGTACCGGCGGCGATGCCGAACAAAGGGGTCATGAAGGCGAGGGTGGAAATCCGGTTGGCCGGGTATCGAGCGAGGAGCAACATCCAGACCGTGAAGACGACCCCCGAGACGGCCAGGCCTTGATACAGCAGTCCCCAGCAGGCTCCCGTCGTGAACTGGTAGGAGCCGAATCCTTCAAAGACGGCACTGATGGCGAAGAACATGGGGATGGCCAGAACGTACTGCGTGAACAGGAGCGTGGCCGGTCGGATGATGGGGAAGGTCCACTTCTGAGCGACCGTCTGGGCGCCGAAGATCATGCCGGAAAGCAGGACGATAGCGTCTCCCGATAGGTTGCCACCCGATTGAACTGAGGTTGAGAGCAGGACGGTCACGCCGAGGGTCGCAGCGATCAGCCCTGCGACGCCGCGAGGTCCAAGCCGCTCTCCGAGAAACAGCCACGACAGAGGAGCGACGATCAAGGGATGCACATTGATGAAGACCGACGCTCGACCCGCCAGGCTGAGACTGGTTCCGAGGTTGAAGGTGCCGATCTGGAGGACGGTAATCAGCGCGTGAGCAATCAGGAGCTTGGTGTGCCGGCGATCGACCCACATTGGCTGTCCCATGATCCGGCAAACCGAGGCGACGACCGGCAAGCCGATCAGGAACCGCAAAGCTGCGCAGCCGAAGGGAGGAATGTCGGGGACCGAGTACTTGACGGCGACGGCGTTGCCTCCCCAGAGGGCACAGCAGAGCGTCACCCCGAGCACTCCCATGAGATCGAGGCGGCGGGAGGTCGGCACGGGGGGCATCGGCGGGCCTTTGGGGGAGGGAGGATGATCGGGCGGGACGGTCGGGCGGCGGCCTTATTGTTCTCGGTCGGGGCAACCAGCGTCAAGCCGACGACCGGGATCGAACTTGGGCGCGGACGGAGAACGCTCCGGAAGCCAATGGGCAGGCGCCGCAGAGCGGATGGGGGCGTCGATCGGGCTCAGGACCGTCGAGCCTTTGCCGCGAGAGCGCGGCGAGCTCGGCGGTTGAGGGGGCTGGAACGTTCGGAAAGGACCGTTCGGAGGGAACCGGCCTCGGGGCGGGGCGTCGAGGGAGCGGTGGAGGCGGGTTCGTTTCGCGCGGGTGAGCTTGGGGCGATCGGGGGGCCAGAGGACGATGCGATTGGAGGAGATGGGGGAGACGCATCGACGGATCGCTCGGGATGGGACTGGCGGGAGGCGCGCTCGGGTCGGGGGCCGGGGGGAGTCTCACGAGAGGGCGAAGCACTGGTGTTGAGGGCCTGGAGACGGTGCAACTCCCTGGTCGCATTCAGGATGCGTCGGCGGGCGTCGGCGGCGTAGCGTTCGAGGAGGCGGATGGCGGGGGGATCATCGGCATCGAGGCCGAGCGCGGCGTCGGCCTGGGTACGCTCGTCTCGGGCGTTGAGGAAGGTGTCGAGCCGATCGCGCAGGGCGGCAGTTGATTGGGCGACGAGGGCGAGGCCGGGGGCCTCGGACTTGTCCTCGGGGTCGAGGTCCCAGGGGCCGGAGCCGTCTCGGGCGAAGGCAGGGACGCCGAGCAGGTCGAGGGCGAGGTTCCAGATTTCGAAGGTCCAGCCTTTGTGGCGGGCGAGGGAGTCGGCGACCTCGTCCCAGCGCTCCAGGAGCCAGAGGACGCCGTGCTTGCTTTGGAGCAATTGCGGTTGAATGCGATCCGGTTGATGGGCGAGCCGATGGGCGAGGCGGGCGATTTCGGAGGCGCGGTCGTCGTCCCAGGATTCGACGGCCCGCTGGGCTCGTTCGGAGCGCGCGGCGAGGATGCGGGCCTCGCAGAACTCGAGTCGGATGGACTCGGCGCAGAGGCGGTCAAAGTGCCAGAGCTGGGCGGGGCCTACGGGGCGGTAGTCGTTGCGCCACTGAGCGTTGCGTTCGTCGATGGCCGAGGCCAGATCCGCGGGCGGTCGGGTGCCGATGCGGGAAAGACCGTGGGTTCGGGCGTTCTGGCTCGACCGGGCCTTGCCTTCGGTCGTTCTGGGACCGGTCGACAGAAGGGCGTTGAGACGGTTGGCGATCGTTTGCTTCAGAGTGGCGGCGGCCATGAGCAGGGCTCCAGGATACGGATTCAACGGGGGAGTGCTTTGAGTGTGTTGCCGGGGAACGAGAACGCGGGTCGTTCGTCAATATCATCGCGAATGGAACGATGCTTAATTGTGGAAAATAGGAAAGAAGAGGCGATTTTCCAAATTGGGTGAAGGGCGAGGGTGGGGCGGGGAGGTGGCATGCGATCACGGGGGCGTGTTCAATCGGAGCGTTAGAAGGGGTGAGGGAGGTTGGTTCTCCCTGCGAGGTTTTCCCCCCACCTTTTCGAGGCGAACGGTCATCATGGTTTCCAGAGGCTTCGGTACGCTGCTTGGACTGGCGATGATGCTTGCGGTGGCGGCCCCGGTGCAATCGGCGGAAATTTTGTATGTGCAGAACTTTGAGAACCCCACCGGGTTTCGGAACGACGGCGCGGATGTGAATATTTTTCGGACTGTGAATCAGCTTTATGGCAATCAACCGCCCGGCTTTCAGTTCGCCCAGCGAAACACGGTTGAGACGCTGTTGATTACCGGAACCCAGGCGTTTGGAACGGGCTATTCGGACCCATCGGGGATTGGAGGGAACTACGCGTTGGGGATGTTGTCGAGTTATGAGAACGATTTGCTTGGCCTTTCGTTTGACACGGGAGGCCGACGGTACCTGAATTTCCAACTGACAGTGTCGAGTATTGACCTGAGTGCGTGGAGTGGTCCGTTTGTGGCGCCGGGGGCGGTGCCGGTTTTCCGGTTCACGCTGTACGACAACCCGACCGGGGTGAACGGGCTGTTTGGCAACGGAACGATTCTGGATCAGATTGACGCGTCGGGGACGGCCTCGGCGCGATCGGTGTTCGACTGGACGACGCTCTTGCTGCCACTGGATGCCTCGCAATCGACGAACGGCAAGGTGACGATTCAGATCGACCTACTGAATGGTGGTTATGCGGCGATGGATAACTTCCGGATCGTTGCCTCGGACATTCGGGGCGATCTGGGACAGATTCCGGAGCCGAGCAGCATGATCATCCTGGGATTGGGCCTGAGTGGGTTGGCAGGCGTTATGGTCCGGCAACGGGCGAGGCGATCGCGGGTCGAGGTTGATGGGGTTTGAGTGACGAATGGCACTTAGATTTACCCAAGCCGAGGCGTGCGGACGGGATAGAAAAACGCCGTCGTTCTGGCTCTGATGGGGCATGGGCACCCCTCTCTGACTCGGAGCCAGCACGATGCGAGCCCCCTCTCAAGGACGTCTCCGGCAGCAGGTCGACCTCCTCCGCCAGTGCTTCCTCCAGGGAGGAGGCCTCCCCTTTGCCGAGGTCCTCCCGGAGGGGGGCCTCTCCGCGGCGATGGCCGAGATCAAGGCCCCCTGGAACGACCGGATCTACACCCCGCTGGTGACCCTCTGGACCTTCCTCGGTCAGGTGCTCAACGCCGACCAGTCCTGCCGCGCGGCGGTCGCCCGCCTGATCGCTCATCGCGTCGCCGAGGGGCTGCCACCGTGCAGTTCCGAGACGGGCGCCTACTGCCAGGCGAGGAAACGATTGCCCGAGCGGTTCTTCGCCGCGGTCGCCCGACTCGTTGGGCGGAACCTCGACGCACAGGTCGATCCGCGGTGGCTTTGGAAGGGCCGCCGCGTCTGCCTCTTCGACGGCTCGACCGTCGCGATGCCCGACACCGAGGAGAATCGCCAGGAGTACCCGCTGGCCTACAACCAGACGCCCGGGACCAACTTTGCGATCGCCCGCATCGGGGCGATCATCTCGCTGTCGTGCGGGGCGATCCTCGAGCTGGGCGTCTGCCGCTACGCCGGCAAGGGCCAGGGCGAGGTCAGCCTGCTGCGGCGGATCTGGGACGTGTTGCGGCCCGGCGACGTCCTGCTGGGCGACCGCCTGATGTCGGGCTGGGTCGGCATGCACCTGCTCAAGCAGCGGGGCGTCGACACCGTCAGCCGCCTGTCGGCGCACCGCCGGGCCGACTTCCGCAGGGGGAAGCGGCTGGGCCGGGAGGACCACCTCGTCGTCTGGCGGAAGCCGACGTCGATCCGCTCGGTGGACCGGGAGACCTACAACGCGCTGCCCGAGGCGATCACCGTCCGCGAGGTCCGCGTCCGGGTGGAGCAGCCGGGGTTCCGGACCCGGTCGATCGTGGTGGTGACGACGATCCTGGACCCCGAGCGGGCGACCCGGGAGGAACTGGGGTCGCTCTACTTTGCCAGGTGGAACAATGAGCTCGATTTGAGGTCGTTGAAGCAGACGCTCCAGATGGACTTGCTGCGCTGCAAGACGCCGGAGCTGGTCCGCAAAAGGAGATCTGGGCCCACGTCCTTGCGTCCAACCTGATCCGTACGGTGATGGCGCAGGCCGCAGCCGGTGAGGGGGTGCCGCCGCGGACGATCAGCTTCAAGGCGACGCTGCAGGTGCTGGAGGCGTTCCGGCCGCTGATCGCCTACCGGGGCCACCGCGGCGCGTGCCACCGTGCGGAGTTGTACGGGCACCTGCTCGGGGCCATCGCCGTGCACCGGGTCGCGGACCGGCCGGGCCGGTTCGAGCCCCGAATGTCCAAGTTTAGGGTGAAGGGGTACGGCCGCCTGACGGAGCCACGGCGGGAGATCAAGCTTCGCATGCTCAAAGGAGTTGCGAAAATCTAAGTGCCATTCGTTTGAGTGACCTTGTGTGAGTGTTGAGAACCTCGGGGCGTTGGCAGGGAGGCCTCGCCTGGAGGTATCGTGGGTGGTCAGGGATCGGGCCGGACGGTGGATGAGGGGGAGGAGCGGGGGCTATGATGGGTCGAGACGGTTGAGGCGACCTCTTGCTCCTGAGACGATCCCATGCCCGGACCCCGATTGCCCGAGAACCCTGGCCAGTACCCAACCACGCGTCCGCGTCGCGTGAGACGAGCGGACTGGTCGCGGCGGTTGGTGGCGGAACATCACCTGAGTGTCGATGACCTGATCTGGCCGTTGTTCGTGTTCGACGGGCCGGGAGACCGGCAGGAGGTGCCGTCGATGCCGGGGGTGGAACGGTTGTCGATCCCCCGATTGGTTGAGGCCGCGGCGAAGGCGGCCGAGCTAACGATTCCGGCCATCGCGATTTTCCCCGCGACGGATCCGGCGTTGAAGACGCCGGACGCCGAAGAAGCGCTGAACCCCGAGAACCTCGTGTGCCGGGCCGTCCGCGCGGTCAAGGAACAGGTGTGCGGGGTAGGGATCATCTGCGACGTGGCGCTCGACCCGTACTCCAGCCACGGGCAGGACGGTTTGGTGCGCGACGGTTATGTGGTTAATGATGAGACAGTCGAGGTGCTGTGCCGCCAGGCGGTGGTCCAGGCCGAGGCGGGTTGCGACGTGATCGCGCCGAGCGACATGATGGACGGTCGGGTGGGGGCGATCCGGCGGGCGCTCGATGAATCGGGGTTCGAGTATGTGCAGATTTTGGCCTATGCGGCCAAGTATGCCTCCAGCTTTTATGGTCCGTTTCGCGACGCGGTCGGTTCGGCGGGGAATCTGGGATCGGGGGACAAGAAGACCTATCAAATGGACCCGGCCAACAGCGATGAAGCATTGCGCGAGGTGGCGCTCGATATTGCCGAGGGGGCCGATCTGGTGATGGTCAAGCCTGGCATGCCGTATCTTGACATTGTCCACCGGGTGAAGGAGACGTTCGGTTTGCCGACGTACGCCTATCAGGTGAGTGGGGAGTATGCCATGATTCGAGCCGCGGGGGATCGGGGCTGGCTTGACGGCGACAAGGCGATGATGGAAAGCTTGCTGGCGTTTAAACGTGCGGGAGCGGATGGTGTGCTGACGTATTATGCACGAGAGGCGGCGGAGCGGTTGCGATCGGGCTGACGCGGGAGAGGAACCGATGGGGGCGGTTGTGCGAGGCGTTGCGCTTTTGTAAGGTGCGTGGGTATGTTTCGCATCCTCGGCAACACACATCGGGCCTGTGATGGACCCAGGCGCCGCGAGGTGCTTCGGATCGGGGGTCTTGCTGCCCTGGGGTTGGGTTTGCCTCAGCTTCTGGGTCGGGGAGCGTGTGCGGCGTCGGCGCAGGAGGGTTTTGGTCGGGCGAAGTCGTGCGTGTTAATTTATCTGTTCGGTGGCCCGAGTCAGATCGACCTGTTTGATCTCAAGCCCGAGGCTCCTGAGCAGTTTCGGGGTGAGTTTCGGCCGATTGCCACGGCGACGCCAGGAATGGACCTGTGCGAGCATCTTCCTCGGCTGGCAAGGCGGTCGGAGGACTTCTGTCTGATCCGGTCGATGAGGCATGAGCACCCCCGACATGGCTGGGGGTTGTATTACATGCTGACGGGGAAGAAGCACTCGCGTCCTGATCTGGATGCGCCTCCGACACCGGACGATTTTCCGGGGCCCGGGGCATTGATCAGCCATCTCTTACCCCGGAGTGACGGCGCACCGGCCGCGGTGACGCTGCCGCGATGGAACCGATTCAACGACCTGCCCGATGCCTATGCGGGCGAGCGAGGCGGGTTTCTGGGGTCGGCGTTTGATCCGTGGCTGGTCCGGTCGTCCTCGCCCGAGGGAATCGACTTCGAACCCGACGTGATGACGTTGCCGCCCGACGTTGGCCCCGGTCGGATTGAGGGGCGTCGTCGGTTGCTGAAACGGCTGGATGCGAGGCTTGATCAACTGGCTGCGCAGGGGGAGGTTCGGGATCAGCTTGTGCAGCGTGCCTTCGCCCTGATCGGCTCGACGGGGGTGCGGCGGGCGTTTCGGCTCGACGAAGAATCCGAGGCGATTCGAGCGCGTTATGGACGCCATCCTTTTGGTCAAGGGTTGTTGCTCGCTCGGCGGCTGGTCGAGGCGGGGACAAGACTTGTGCAGGTCAACTGGCATGATGACGGGAGTGATGTGAAGTCGCCGTTCTGGGATACGCATCAGGATAACTTCGGATCGCTCCGCGAGCGGTTGGTGCCGCCGCTGGACCAGGGACTCTCGTCGTTCCTTGAGGACCTCTCGGCGCGGGGGTTACTGGACGAGACCTTGGTGGTGGTGATGGGGGAATTTGGCCGGACGCCGCGGGTGGGTCAGGTGGTGATGAACACGGCGACCGACGGCAACGGCCGCGACCACTGGCCGCACGCATACACCGTACTGGTTGCTGGTGGGGGCGTTCGAGGGGGTTCGGTGTTCGGGGCAACCGACGCCCGAGCGGCTGAGGTGGTCGATGCGCCGGTGTCGCCTCCGGACCTGCAGGCGACGGTTCTGCACCTGCTGGGGATCGATCCGGCGACACTCATCACCGATCGGCTCGGCCGAGCGCATCGGGTGAGTGAGGGGTCTCCAGTGTTCGGAATTCTCCGTTGAGCTTCCTCAGGCCTGGGTGTCGGCTGACGGGGAGCGAAGATCGGGGTAGACTTGGCGAGCGTGAAGAACCGAGCGCGGTCTTCCACTGACCCGTGTCGCACTCGCCTGGGACCGTTTTCGATGTCATTGCTCCACCATCCGACCGGCGGTTATCACACGCTGCCGGGGATCGAACCGTACTCGTGCGGCGTGGTCTCGGCCGAAGGGTTCGAGATTGTGCATGCGACGTTTGAGCGTCCTGTGCCCGAGGCGCAGGGCTTTGCGAGGATTCGAGCGCATCTGGAGGGTGAAGGGAGGCCACTGACAGCCTTGTGTGGGGTCGAGCTGCGCTCTCCCAGGCCGTTCAGTTTTGAGGGGTTTGCCGCATTCAATAGAGCGTATGCGGAGACTTTGAAAGGCTGGGGCGTGTTCCTGGGAGAGGTGAATCCGGTGGCGAGAACGAACGTGGCCCCGGAGGTCGATGCGCCCGAGATACCTTCGTTCTACGGATTCTCGTATACCAGACCATGCGACCGGTCGCTACCGCCGACGTTCGTGGTAGCCGGGGCGGGAGAACTGCCCGAGGGGGTGCTGGAGGAAGTGGCAATCGTTCGTCGAGGCGAAACCGATGCCGATGCGATTGCCGAGAAGGCGCGGTTCGTGATGAACCTGATGGAGGGACGGCTTCGAGGGCTGGGGGTGGGTTGGAATCGCGTGACCGCCGTGGATGTGTACACGATTCATTCGGTGGTTGCGCTCTTGTCTGAAGTGATTTTGAATACAATGGGATCGGCATCCATTCACGGAATTCGATGGTTCTTCAGCCGGCCGCCGATCGTGGGGATCGAGTACGAGATGGACGTGCGGGGGGTTCGAACCGAGATCCGGCTGGACTGAGCGGACGGGAGACAGCTTACTCGCCGATGTCTTCGTTCCAGAGTTCGGGCCGGGCCTGGATGAAGTCCGACATCAGGCGGACGCACTCAGGGTCGTCACGCACGTCGAGGACGATCCCCTGGGCGCGGAGGTGGTCTTCCGGGCCACGGAAGGTCCTGTTCTCGCCGATGACGATGCGGGGGATCTTGTACAGCAAGGCGGTTCCCGAGCACATCGGGCACGGGCTGAGGGTGGTGTAGAGCACGGCCCGGCGGTAGTCGCTCGCCTTGAGCCGACCGGCACGCTCGATGGCGTCCATTTCGGCGTGGAGGATGGCGCTGTTCTGTTGCACGCGGCGGTTATGGCCCCGACCGACGATGCGATCGTCGAGGACCAGGACCGAACCGATGGGGATGCCCCCTTCGTCGAGACTGAGCCGGGCCTCGTCGATCGCGGCTTGCAGGAACGGATCGCGGGATGAGGGGGCAGTCATGATGAGTCCTGGGCCGGAGATGGTTGGGATTTCTGCCACGAGGGCGAACGAGCGCGGCGAACCTGAGAGGGGGCCGGGGTGTCTCTGGACATCGAGACACGATGATCGGTCCCCGAAACGGAGGTCACGATGAGGAACATCCAAATGATGTCGATCTGGGCATCGTACCACATTGCTGCGTCCGCCACCTGAATCTGCCGCGCACGCTCTGGGCAATCGTTCCGGCCGTGACGTGACGTGACGAGGTGGTGTCGTCCCCCGTCCGTCCGTCCCGAAGGTCCCCAACGGTTTTCCTGAGCGAAGCATTATGCCTGCATCATTCTCGCGTCGAGAGTTTGTCAAATCGCAAATTGACAAGGCGATTCGGTTTGCGCGTTCTGAAGCGGAAGGCGTGAAGGAGCGAAGGGCGTTGACGCGCTTGCTCTGGAATGTTCAGAGCCGATCGGATCTGCTGCGCCCGGCGCGGTTTGCCGGGCGGGCCGAAGAGGAGTCATTGCGAAGGCTTGTGGGCGGGTTGCTGGCCCTGGTCGGGTATCGAAGGTCGTGGCTCAGGCCGGTGGAGCAGTGGGAACCGAGGGAGGGCGGGACCCATTCCGTCTTCTCGTCGCTGGCCCACCACCTGCTTGCGAACTATCCGGTGCCGCCGGTCATGCATTCGGCCTGGTTTGCGGGGTCGGGATGGTGGGCCTATCGGCAGCGACACTGGTTTCGTCATGTGGGAATGGGGGGTAGTCTGCGGACCGCAGGGTTCCCGATCCGACTGACGAAGCGCATGGCTTATGAATTTTCTCTTGCTCCGGCACACTTTGACATCGGGTTTGCGCTGCGATGGGCTCAGGTCCGGGGACTGGGAGGCTCGGACACGATTGCCCGGGTGGTTGCGTCGACCCGGCTGGGTCGAGAGTTTTTCGGCGAAGCGTTCTGGACGTCGGTGATCCACCTATTTCTCAGGACGCGAGGTCTTGATCCGGCACACGTTGATTTGATTGTCGAGTACTTGAACCATCAGAAGTTTGTGCAACGCACGATCATCGTCGGCGAGGACACGGAAATCTCGATCGATCCGCCCCGGCCGGATCTGTCGATCAAGGGGTGCACGGTTACCTCGTTGTTGCGAAGGGCGGAGGAGTGGAAGGCGGAGCAACGCCCGGAGGCTCCTGAGCGGAAACGGTTCGAATGGAACCGTTCGGAGATTCGGGAGTACCAGCGAGCCGAAGATGAGACGCGGGCCTGGACGATCCGGGAGTTGCTCGACAGCGACGATCTGGCGGCCGAAGGAAAAGCGATGAAGCATTGTGTGGCCACCTATACCGAGTTTTGCGTGCGAAGGCGCTCGACGATCTGGTCGCTGGGGCTGGAGGGTCCCGAGGGACGGCGCAGACTGGCGACCATCGAGGTCGATCCGAAGACCAGGACGGTGGTTCAGGCCAGCATGAAATGCAACGAGGAACCCGATGAGCCCTGCCTCTCCCTGGTGAAGGAGTGGGCCAGTCGAGAGGGTCTGACTGTCGAGTGTTGAGCCGTGACGGACGCACCGAGGGTCGGCAACAGAAGATCAGCGAGAATCCTGATCCTGAGGGTCGGGGAGCGATTGCAGGAGGGGACGGATGGCTGACCAGAGCTGATCCTTGATGCGAATGGCGACGGGGTTCTTCAGAGCGCTGGGTGATCGGTCGGGAACCGAGCTGCTGGCGAGGACGCCGATCGTCAATTCCCCGTCGGTAAAGTAACGATCGCCGCCGCCGTTGCGGCCAGAAAGGGTGGGTCCGACGCCGGTGACCTGGAATTCCTCGGTGAGCCAGCCGTGGGATTGCAGGTCGGCGATGAGGCCGTTGCGCTCGGCGTCGATGTCGGGGCCGATGTGGTGGGTGATTTGCCCGGTCCGTCGGCTGAACCCGACACTGCGATCGTAGGTGACGGCTCCGATCCAGAGGGGAATGCCGTCACGGCCGTAGTCTGACGACTCCCAGAATCGGACGTGGTGCCGGTGTCGGGCGCTCGTTCCCACCGGTTTTTCAAAGGCAAGGTCCTGCTTGCGCCCGAAGAGGTACAGGTTGCTGACGGGGGCATCGGCATCGGGCCGATTTCTCAAGACGCTCCGAGCGATGGCGAGGCTGGATCGGAGGGTGATCGGATCGGCGGCATCCCATCCGGAGTTCAACATGGATTGGATCAGTTCTTCCTTGGAGCCGATGAGGCCGACGTTGAGCGGATCGCCGGGGATGCCCTGGGCGGTTCGGGTGATTTTGGGGGCACGCTCCATAATCGGGTGATGTTCATAATGACGCCAGAGCACCGGAAGAATCAGATATGCGAGGATCAGCCAGGTGAGGATGACGGCGATGGCAAGGCCCATTGCCCGGATCAGGATGCGCTGCCATCGGGGTCGGCGCGGGGGGGAGAGAGGAGCGGTGTGTCGTTTCGGTTCCGGGAGCGGAGGCGTGACCTTGCCTGGCAGATCGTCGGACATGGGATTGGCTCGACGAGAGAGTGCTGGGGAGCGTTACCGGGATTGGGAATCCGCGGGCGGGAGGAACCCGATGCTGGCGGCGATCATCCTTTGAGCAGAAGCAGGAGCATGACCGTTAAGGTTTTTGCCTGGATCGCGTGGGAGAGGCCGGCGGGCATGTGGGCGAAGGTGCCGGGCCGGGCGTCGAGCATCTCCTGACCCAGGGTCAATTTCGCCTCTCCCGAGATGAATTGAAGGATGGCGGGTGTCGAGGCGGTGTGCTCGGAAAGCTCCTGACCCGCGGCGAAGGTAAAGAGCACGGCCTTGACGCGGTCATCCTGATGGATGGTGTGACTCAGGATGCCGTCTTCAAGCGGAATGGATTCCTGATTCAGGTCGGCGACGTAGGTGTAGGCGGTGCTCATCGGGATGATCCTTTCACGGGGTCGGGCGGCTCGCGATGCAACCGGATGCGTCAGGAGGGCGTTCGTGACGCTTGGGGAGGTCTCGGTTCCTAGACCTCGGCGGCGCGGGCTCGCCACTCTCGAACGGCGACGACCGCCAGCGTGATGACCGTCAGGGGAATGACGAAGGCGACCATCAACACCCGGAATGGTGAGAGCCAACCGGTTTCCAGGGCGGCGAAGATGAGGTGGATTGTATAGGCGACGTAGTAGCCGAGGAACAGGGCTCCTTCCCACCGAGCGATCCGGTGGCCGCTGGCGAAAATGGGCAGGCAGGCGACCGAGACG
This window harbors:
- a CDS encoding DMT family transporter, giving the protein MPTSRRLDLMGVLGVTLCCALWGGNAVAVKYSVPDIPPFGCAALRFLIGLPVVASVCRIMGQPMWVDRRHTKLLIAHALITVLQIGTFNLGTSLSLAGRASVFINVHPLIVAPLSWLFLGERLGPRGVAGLIAATLGVTVLLSTSVQSGGNLSGDAIVLLSGMIFGAQTVAQKWTFPIIRPATLLFTQYVLAIPMFFAISAVFEGFGSYQFTTGACWGLLYQGLAVSGVVFTVWMLLLARYPANRISTLAFMTPLFGIAAGTLVRGEPFRWELVVAGVLVGWGIYLVSRERFEHRQSPALALPGEDAP
- a CDS encoding PEP-CTERM sorting domain-containing protein is translated as MVSRGFGTLLGLAMMLAVAAPVQSAEILYVQNFENPTGFRNDGADVNIFRTVNQLYGNQPPGFQFAQRNTVETLLITGTQAFGTGYSDPSGIGGNYALGMLSSYENDLLGLSFDTGGRRYLNFQLTVSSIDLSAWSGPFVAPGAVPVFRFTLYDNPTGVNGLFGNGTILDQIDASGTASARSVFDWTTLLLPLDASQSTNGKVTIQIDLLNGGYAAMDNFRIVASDIRGDLGQIPEPSSMIILGLGLSGLAGVMVRQRARRSRVEVDGV
- a CDS encoding IS4 family transposase; protein product: MRAPSQGRLRQQVDLLRQCFLQGGGLPFAEVLPEGGLSAAMAEIKAPWNDRIYTPLVTLWTFLGQVLNADQSCRAAVARLIAHRVAEGLPPCSSETGAYCQARKRLPERFFAAVARLVGRNLDAQVDPRWLWKGRRVCLFDGSTVAMPDTEENRQEYPLAYNQTPGTNFAIARIGAIISLSCGAILELGVCRYAGKGQGEVSLLRRIWDVLRPGDVLLGDRLMSGWVGMHLLKQRGVDTVSRLSAHRRADFRRGKRLGREDHLVVWRKPTSIRSVDRETYNALPEAITVREVRVRVEQPGFRTRSIVVVTTILDPERATREELGSLYFARWNNELDLRSLKQTLQMDLLRCKTPELVRKRRSGPTSLRPT
- the hemB gene encoding porphobilinogen synthase, which gives rise to MPGPRLPENPGQYPTTRPRRVRRADWSRRLVAEHHLSVDDLIWPLFVFDGPGDRQEVPSMPGVERLSIPRLVEAAAKAAELTIPAIAIFPATDPALKTPDAEEALNPENLVCRAVRAVKEQVCGVGIICDVALDPYSSHGQDGLVRDGYVVNDETVEVLCRQAVVQAEAGCDVIAPSDMMDGRVGAIRRALDESGFEYVQILAYAAKYASSFYGPFRDAVGSAGNLGSGDKKTYQMDPANSDEALREVALDIAEGADLVMVKPGMPYLDIVHRVKETFGLPTYAYQVSGEYAMIRAAGDRGWLDGDKAMMESLLAFKRAGADGVLTYYAREAAERLRSG
- a CDS encoding DUF1501 domain-containing protein, whose amino-acid sequence is MFRILGNTHRACDGPRRREVLRIGGLAALGLGLPQLLGRGACAASAQEGFGRAKSCVLIYLFGGPSQIDLFDLKPEAPEQFRGEFRPIATATPGMDLCEHLPRLARRSEDFCLIRSMRHEHPRHGWGLYYMLTGKKHSRPDLDAPPTPDDFPGPGALISHLLPRSDGAPAAVTLPRWNRFNDLPDAYAGERGGFLGSAFDPWLVRSSSPEGIDFEPDVMTLPPDVGPGRIEGRRRLLKRLDARLDQLAAQGEVRDQLVQRAFALIGSTGVRRAFRLDEESEAIRARYGRHPFGQGLLLARRLVEAGTRLVQVNWHDDGSDVKSPFWDTHQDNFGSLRERLVPPLDQGLSSFLEDLSARGLLDETLVVVMGEFGRTPRVGQVVMNTATDGNGRDHWPHAYTVLVAGGGVRGGSVFGATDARAAEVVDAPVSPPDLQATVLHLLGIDPATLITDRLGRAHRVSEGSPVFGILR
- the cnbZ gene encoding 2-amino-5-chloromuconate deaminase CnbZ, translating into MSLLHHPTGGYHTLPGIEPYSCGVVSAEGFEIVHATFERPVPEAQGFARIRAHLEGEGRPLTALCGVELRSPRPFSFEGFAAFNRAYAETLKGWGVFLGEVNPVARTNVAPEVDAPEIPSFYGFSYTRPCDRSLPPTFVVAGAGELPEGVLEEVAIVRRGETDADAIAEKARFVMNLMEGRLRGLGVGWNRVTAVDVYTIHSVVALLSEVILNTMGSASIHGIRWFFSRPPIVGIEYEMDVRGVRTEIRLD
- a CDS encoding nucleoside deaminase gives rise to the protein MTAPSSRDPFLQAAIDEARLSLDEGGIPIGSVLVLDDRIVGRGHNRRVQQNSAILHAEMDAIERAGRLKASDYRRAVLYTTLSPCPMCSGTALLYKIPRIVIGENRTFRGPEDHLRAQGIVLDVRDDPECVRLMSDFIQARPELWNEDIGE
- a CDS encoding PcfJ domain-containing protein, producing the protein MTRLLWNVQSRSDLLRPARFAGRAEEESLRRLVGGLLALVGYRRSWLRPVEQWEPREGGTHSVFSSLAHHLLANYPVPPVMHSAWFAGSGWWAYRQRHWFRHVGMGGSLRTAGFPIRLTKRMAYEFSLAPAHFDIGFALRWAQVRGLGGSDTIARVVASTRLGREFFGEAFWTSVIHLFLRTRGLDPAHVDLIVEYLNHQKFVQRTIIVGEDTEISIDPPRPDLSIKGCTVTSLLRRAEEWKAEQRPEAPERKRFEWNRSEIREYQRAEDETRAWTIRELLDSDDLAAEGKAMKHCVATYTEFCVRRRSTIWSLGLEGPEGRRRLATIEVDPKTRTVVQASMKCNEEPDEPCLSLVKEWASREGLTVEC
- a CDS encoding LssY C-terminal domain-containing protein, whose product is MSDDLPGKVTPPLPEPKRHTAPLSPPRRPRWQRILIRAMGLAIAVILTWLILAYLILPVLWRHYEHHPIMERAPKITRTAQGIPGDPLNVGLIGSKEELIQSMLNSGWDAADPITLRSSLAIARSVLRNRPDADAPVSNLYLFGRKQDLAFEKPVGTSARHRHHVRFWESSDYGRDGIPLWIGAVTYDRSVGFSRRTGQITHHIGPDIDAERNGLIADLQSHGWLTEEFQVTGVGPTLSGRNGGGDRYFTDGELTIGVLASSSVPDRSPSALKNPVAIRIKDQLWSAIRPLLQSLPDPQDQDSR
- a CDS encoding cupin domain-containing protein; translation: MSTAYTYVADLNQESIPLEDGILSHTIHQDDRVKAVLFTFAAGQELSEHTASTPAILQFISGEAKLTLGQEMLDARPGTFAHMPAGLSHAIQAKTLTVMLLLLLKG